In Gemmatimonadota bacterium, a single genomic region encodes these proteins:
- the lepB gene encoding signal peptidase I yields MHPRLKTIGREVVSFGLIALVLLAARSTLADHYTVPSGSMEYTLLPGDRIFVAKYTYGIRFPFTDWKLTEGREVERGEVVVFDSPVEDIRLVKRIVAVGGDTVSIRGGQVSINGAPMSSYTDMREEHYGERRVHLNLSYSGGEDYGPETIPPGYLLAIGDARGNSKDGRVFGFISKDAVYGRAVSVYYRSNEGLCWLKL; encoded by the coding sequence ATGCACCCCAGACTGAAGACGATCGGCAGGGAAGTCGTTTCCTTCGGGCTTATCGCGCTGGTCCTGCTGGCGGCCCGGTCGACCCTGGCCGACCACTATACCGTTCCTTCCGGTTCCATGGAATACACGCTCCTGCCGGGAGACCGGATCTTCGTGGCCAAGTACACCTATGGCATCCGGTTTCCTTTCACGGACTGGAAGCTTACCGAGGGGCGCGAAGTGGAACGGGGCGAGGTGGTGGTTTTCGATTCGCCCGTGGAAGACATCCGCCTGGTGAAGCGGATCGTCGCCGTGGGAGGCGACACCGTGTCGATCCGCGGCGGCCAGGTTTCCATCAACGGCGCGCCGATGAGTTCCTATACGGATATGCGGGAGGAGCACTACGGCGAACGCCGGGTCCACCTGAACCTCAGTTACAGCGGAGGGGAGGATTACGGTCCGGAAACCATTCCCCCCGGGTATCTCCTGGCCATCGGAGACGCCCGGGGGAACAGCAAGGACGGACGGGTCTTCGGTTTCATCTCGAAGGACGCGGTCTACGGCCGGGCCGTGTCGGTCTACTACCGCAGCAACGAAGGTCTCTGCTGGCTGAAGCTGTAG